A window of Trichoderma atroviride chromosome 3, complete sequence contains these coding sequences:
- a CDS encoding uncharacterized protein (EggNog:ENOG41~TransMembrane:10 (i77-97o109-132i144-162o233-252i314-331o351-369i416-437o443-464i485-503o509-532i)), translating to MDQQDNCKSQAKDASPRLTITDLSETRTSLNATDTPGVLCDSSEAIAPAAKAEETRAVPDTELGQPYHVFPSGRKKFLVGVIGVAGLFSGLSSNIYFPSLDAIAKDLNVGIDAVSLTITSYLIIQGVSPLLWGSLSDTVGRRPIYIASFTVYIISNIVLSLSPNFPVLLVFRGLQAAGSASTVSIGNGVIQDISPPSERGAFISFYQAIRNFSIAIGPVLGGVLANTFGFRSIFIFLAILSSLVIIMLILFLPETLRTIAGNGSLRLTGIYKPLVARISVEPLYMQDPNETAQRKKVTLITFIEPLRLLAEKDIFLNLLFGGVVYAIWSMVTSSTTNLFKSRFGLNELFLGLVYLPNGCGTIAGSAMIGKLMTRDYKAAEVAYKLAQNLPPSYKVPAKDIPADFPIEHARLRHLPWIASLFTVSTAAYGFTLAYPTLTSKPGWIAVPLALQFLIAAMSNAIFALNQTLVSDLCPGKGASSTAINNLVRCGLGAVGVAFVEAMITNIGPAWAFLGLALITVAMAPFAAVNWYWGQQWRAARTKRKAKMED from the exons ATGGACCAACAGGACAATTGCAAATCTCAGGCGAAAGATGCCTCGCCTCGACTAACCATCACTGACTTGAGTGAAACCAGAACAAGTCTAAACGCCACAGATACACCTGGCGTGCTGTGTGACTCCTCAGAGGCAATAGCTCCGGCGGCAAAAGCAGAGGAAACGCGGGCCGTTCCGGACACTGAACTGGGACAGCCATATCACGTATTCCCGAGTGGCCGGAAAAAATTCCTCGTGGGCGTCATTGGAGTCGCAGGCCTGTTCTCGGGCTTGTCGTCAAATATCTACTTCCCGTCACTAGACGCAATTGCAAAG GATCTCAATGTTGGTATCGACGCTGTTTCCCTGACCATCACGTCGTACCTCATCATTCAGGGCGTGTCACCATTGCTTTGGGGTTCACTGTCGGACACGGTGGGACGGCGGCCTATTTACATCGCTTCTTTCACGGTCTATATTATTTCCAACATTGTGCTTAGCCTTTCTCCCAATTTCCCTGTTCTTTTGGTCTTTAGAGGTCTGCAAGCGGCAGGTAGCGCCTCTACTGTAAGCATTG GAAATGGCGTTATTCAAGATATCTCTCCACCATCTGAGAGAGGGGCTTTTATCAGCTTCTACCAGGCCA TTCGTAACTTCAGCATCGCTATTGGTCCTGTTCTAGGTGGCGTCTTGGCAAACACCTTCGGCTTCCGGtccatcttcatttttcTGGCCATACTTTCCTCACTAGTTATCATAATGCTCATCTTGTTTCTGCCTGAGACCCTGCGGACCATCGCCGGAAACGGCTCTCTGCGGCTCACTGGTATTTACAAGCCACTCGTTGCGAGGATCTCCGTGGAGCCACTATATATGCAGGACCCTAACGAAACGGCCCAGCGAAAGAAAGTGACCCTCATAACGTTCATTGAGCCTCTAAGGCTTCTGGCGGAGAAGGATATTTTCCTGAATCTGCTGTTTGGGGGCGTGGTATATGCCATTTGGAGTATGGTAACATCCAGTACCACAAACCTTTTCAAGTCACGCTTTGGCCTTAACGAACTCTTCCTTGGCCTAGTTTACTTACCCAACG GTTGCGGCACCATCGCCGGCTCTGCTATGATTGGCAAACTGATGACGCGCGACTATAAAGCAGCTGAGGTGGCCTACAAACTTGCGCAAAATCTACCACCCTCGTATAAAGTCCCGGCCAAGGACATCCCAGCCGATTTCCCCATCGAGCACGCACGTCTACGGCACCTGCCGTGGATCGCAAGTCTCTTTACTGTATCCACTGCCGCGTATGGTTTTACACTTGCATATCCAACCTTGACATCCAAACCCGGGTGGATAGCGGTGCCACTCGCTTTGCAGTTTCTAATTGCCGCAATGAGCAATGCCATCTTCGCGCTAAACCAGACGCTCGTGTCGGACTTGTGTCCCGGCAAAGGCGCTAGCAGTACGGCCATCAACAACCTAGTACGGTGCGGGCTCGGCGCTGTTGGAGTTGCGTTTGTCGAGGCCATGATTACCAATATCGGGCCCGCGTGGGCCTTCCTAGGCTTAGCATTAATCACGGTAGCAATGGCACCGTTTGCTGCGGTAAACTGGTATTGGGGGCAACAATGGCGGGCTGCAAGGACAAAAAGGAAGGCCAAGATGGAAGACTAG